Within the Dolichospermum compactum NIES-806 genome, the region ACAACAGGATAAAGAGTCAATTTTCCGAGCAATTTGTCAAGCGGTGGAACAAGACCCCGACCGTTACCGACAAGATGCCTCCAGATTGCAAGCTTTAGCTGCTAGTTTACCAGTTAAGGATTTGATTGCTGGTTTGAGTCGGGCAAATTCCCTAGATCAAGATGAGGACTTGCAACAGCAACTAGAGGCGGTTGTCACCAATTCCAACTTTAAATACAGTCGCTTATTTGGTGTTGGTTTATTTGCATTATTGGTACAGTCAGATCCTGAACTTGTCAAAGATGATCAACAAAAGAGTGAAGCACTTAAAGCGATCGCTAACGGGTTGCATATCTCTGAAGATAAACTCATCAAAGACTTAGAACTATACAGTTCTAACCTGGACAAAATGGCGCAAGCACTCATAGTCATGGCGGATATCTTGACAGCAGATCGCAAAAAACGGGATGCTTTAAAGCAAGCCTAACTATCAATACCATCCCGTACCAATAAATAAGTTGGGAACGGGATATCCATGTCAAGAAATCCCCCAAATAGCAAAAAGCCTGCCTAACATCAAAGTGTTTAGCGGGCTAAATAATTATTGAAAATTGAAAATGGAGCTTATGGGAGTCGAACCCATGTCCAAATTGGGTATTAACCCTCCACTCGTTCACAGGTTTAGCCTTTCTGACCCTCAAGGCGGGAATCGTTCATTATCCCGAACGTAGGATGCTCTGATTTAATCTTAGCCTTCAAACCAACCAGAGAACGTTTGTTGGAGCATCCGTTGGGGGTTAGGTCTTTAATCCTTAACGGAGTCAAATTAAAGACGCTCGAACCTGAAAGAGGTTTCTTAGGCAGCTACTAGAGCTTCCCGACGAGCAAATTTTACGATATTGTTCGCATTTACTTTTTTTTCGAGTCTTTGATTTCCGAGAGATGACTCGCTCTCGACCTGAATCACAGAGTAGCTTTCGCCAACCTGTCGAAACCGTTAAAGCCCCATGCACTTCACACCTTCATTATAGTACGGAATTTTGCAATTTGACAAATAAAAGATATAGTTATTTAATTTTTGGATTAAATTGAAGGTAGAGATAGATATTTTCAGGACTTACGCAACTGGCACATTGGTAAGGNNNNNNNNNNNNNNNNNNNNNNNNNNNNNNNNNNNNNNNNNNNNNNNNNNNNNNNNNNNNNNNNNNNNNNNNNNNNNNNNNNNNNNNNNNNNNNNNNNNNNNNNNNNNNNNNNNNNNNNNNNNNNNNNNNNNNNNNNNNNNNNNNNNNNNNNNNNNNNNNNNNNNNNNNNNNNNNNNNNNNNNNNNNNNNNNNNNNNNNNNNNNNNNNNNNNNNNNNNNNNNNNNNNNNNNNNNNNNNNNNNNNNNNNNNNNNNNNNNNNNNNNNNNNNNNNNNNNNNNNNNNNNNNNNNNNNNNNNNNNNNNNNNNNNNNNNNNNNNNNNNNNNNNNNNNNNNNNNNNNNNNNNNNNNNNNNNNNNNNNNNNNNNNNNNNNNNNNNNNNNNNNNNNNNNNNNNNNNNNNNNNNNNNNNNNNNNNNNNNNNNNNNNNNNNNNNNNNNNNNNNNNNNNNNNNNNNNNNNNNNNNNNNNNNNNNNNNNNNNNNNNNNNNNNNNNNNNNNNNNNNNNNNNNNNNNNNNNNNNNNNNNNNNNNNNNNNNNNNNNNNNNNNNNNNNNNNNNNNNNNNNNNNNNNNNNNNNNNNNNNNNNNNNNNNNNNNNNNNNNNNNNNNNNNNNNNNNNNNNNNNNNNNNNNNNNNNNNNNNNNNNNNNNNATAGGTATAGCGATACGCCATGACTAGCCAAATTCTGATACAACCGCAAGAAATTATCCATTTATCAGGGATTAGTTGGCATACTTATGAGAGTAGAGTTTGCTAAATGAACTCAGTACCAGTCGTCGTCTCCGCTTAACTTATTATCGGGGTAATTTAGAAATTATGGCTCGTTCACCTGAACATAAACGTTATAAAAAAATTGTTGGTCGTTTTGTGGAAACTTTAGCGGAAGAATTAGAATTGGATATTGATCCTCTAGGTTCTACTACTTTAAAACGTCCAGAAATATCTGGTGGAGAACCTGATGAATGTTTCTACATCAAAAATGTTAAGTTAATTCAAGGGAAATCCAGAATTGATTTACAACAAGATCTTCCACCTGATTTAGTTGTCGAGATTGATATTACTAGCAGTTTAAAGGATCGTTTTGCGGTTTATGCAGAAATGGGTGTGGCAGAGATTTGGAGATATGATGGTAATGTATTTACTATTAATATTTTAGAAGATGGGAAATATCTAGTTGTTGACGAAAGTTTAGCTTTTCCTAATTTACCTTTAACAGAAATTTCCAATTTTTTGAAAAATGCTGGTAGTAAAAAATATTTGGAATTAGTGAGAGAATTTAGAGATTGGGTGAGAAGTAAAATTCAAGAATAATCAATTAGCAAACTCAAACATCAACTTAGTTAAAATTTATTTGGTAACTAATTATGACTAAACCAAAAATTCTCCAAGAAGAACGTGAATATACATTTCGTTCCTATTTTGAAATGACCTATCCACCGGAAGAAATTTTAGCAGAATTAGGCTATAAATTAGTTAGATCAAGATTGTCACTTCCTAAAACTGAAAAACATCTAGATCACTTATTAGAATTACAAAATCGCCTTGAGCGCACATTAACACGAGTAACTTTAACTAGTGAAACAGCCAGAAGAGAAACTTTAGTAGCACCGATTTTAATAGAAGTTGCCACATATTATTGTGATTGTCAGTTAAGAATAGAATACCCACTAATTGTTAGTAAATGGTTAAAAGGTAATCTGGATTATTTACTACGTGCAGAACATAATTTATTAGTTATAGAAGCAAAAAACGACGATTTAACTAGAGGATTTACTCAACTTGCTACAGAATTAATTGCTTTTTCTCAAATTGAAGAACAAGAGTTTCACTATGGTGCTGTAACAACGGGTGATGTGTGGCGTTTTGGAATATTAGATGTGGAAGCAAAACAAATCACTGAAGATATTACTATTTATTCGCTACCTGATGATTTAGAAGGTTTAATTAGAGTTTTAGTGGGAATTATAGAAAATAATTCAATCCAATCAAAATTAAATTAGGATTGAAGATTAAATAAACAACCAGGAGGAGGAATATAAATGACGAATCAATCTATTATCAATACCCAAAAAGTCAAATTCAATATACTTCAAATTAAAAATTCAAGAAATCAGAACACACCATGACCAGCCCTGTGTTGTCTCGACTTTAATGAAGTTGATGGTTTCGAGGATTTAATATAGATAATTCTTATAGGAGAAATGCCTAAATTATAGAAATATTTGGTGTAATATAATGCGAAAGAGGTTATTCTTCAGGATCGCAGTAACTGAGATATAAGATTATAGCTGTGTTTTTTCATAAATTTACTGATTTAATATGTCTAAAAAAAAGAAAAATAATAATCCCAATCATGATCAATTAGAATTAGACTT harbors:
- the psb29 gene encoding photosystem II biogenesis protein Psp29 translates to MNNVRTVSDTKRTFYTLHTRPINTIYRRVVEELMVEMHLLSVNVDFSYNAIYALGVVTTFDRFMDGYQPQQDKESIFRAICQAVEQDPDRYRQDASRLQALAASLPVKDLIAGLSRANSLDQDEDLQQQLEAVVTNSNFKYSRLFGVGLFALLVQSDPELVKDDQQKSEALKAIANGLHISEDKLIKDLELYSSNLDKMAQALIVMADILTADRKKRDALKQA
- a CDS encoding Uma2 family endonuclease, coding for MLNELSTSRRLRLTYYRGNLEIMARSPEHKRYKKIVGRFVETLAEELELDIDPLGSTTLKRPEISGGEPDECFYIKNVKLIQGKSRIDLQQDLPPDLVVEIDITSSLKDRFAVYAEMGVAEIWRYDGNVFTINILEDGKYLVVDESLAFPNLPLTEISNFLKNAGSKKYLELVREFRDWVRSKIQE